One genomic segment of Paenibacillus xylanexedens includes these proteins:
- a CDS encoding serine hydrolase domain-containing protein, with translation MRLTRKKRTSIAAITLVFAMMSPMSAMATPATSKGSSSTYDLTKKAVSAKAKVLTESYATTSVQYALMDEGEIVISGQAGNNDLKNNIPLSSDTMYGIGSTSKMMLTTSVMKLVDQGKIDLDEPVVKYIPDFKMKDKRYQQITPRMLLNHSSGLLGTSSNSAILFGDKDTYAHDTLLEQLATQHLKADPGAYSVYSNDGFTLAEILVERVSGMSFTSFMHRYITEPLGMEHTKTPQDIVDFSQMAATYAPSHEEQLPLETTNMIASGGIYSTAEDLVQFSKIFTGEVEGVLSEESVEAMKQEEYKRGMWPEEGDSSIGYGLGWDSVNLFPFNDYGIQAVSKGGNTITYHSSLIVLPEYNMAAAVTSSGGHSSTDQLLATELLLGALEEKNIIPERKPEKSYDAPVKATMPTELSQHTGMYAGGANMLMKLDVKDDGQLTLSNLSSTNSSDQTYTYTADGSFVNDAATEKLKFVQEVNGNTYLWSRSYQSVPGLGQVASSEYKAEKLETNELSAEVKAAWQKREGKAYVLVNEKYTSTLYNAAMPMIPIHTFNELPGYVYTNKIIGVNQAVNQLQIPGLAGRDTMEFNFYEENGVEYVTAGGNVYAAQDIIKPIYAGKQSKTTIQANGHATWYSIPASATGKEMTVKMSANSAFAVYNQAGIGINHTVVSGQNEIVLPENGTIVFAGEAGSKFEIVLTTRAN, from the coding sequence ATGAGATTGACACGAAAGAAACGAACTTCTATCGCCGCCATAACCTTGGTGTTTGCAATGATGTCCCCAATGTCGGCCATGGCCACACCCGCTACCAGTAAAGGTAGTAGCTCTACGTATGATCTAACTAAAAAGGCAGTAAGTGCAAAGGCCAAGGTACTCACTGAATCATACGCTACGACAAGTGTGCAGTACGCACTGATGGATGAGGGTGAGATTGTGATCTCCGGTCAGGCAGGCAACAATGATCTGAAAAACAACATCCCGCTTTCTTCAGATACCATGTATGGCATTGGTTCAACCAGCAAAATGATGCTCACAACCTCCGTAATGAAGCTCGTTGATCAGGGCAAGATAGATCTCGATGAGCCTGTCGTGAAGTATATTCCGGACTTTAAAATGAAAGACAAGCGTTACCAACAGATTACACCACGCATGTTACTGAATCATTCATCCGGACTTCTCGGAACATCAAGTAACAGTGCAATACTGTTTGGAGATAAGGATACCTATGCACATGATACGTTACTGGAACAATTGGCGACGCAACATCTGAAGGCCGACCCTGGCGCATACTCCGTGTATAGTAATGATGGTTTCACATTAGCTGAGATTCTGGTTGAGCGGGTCAGCGGAATGAGTTTTACCAGTTTCATGCACCGGTACATAACCGAACCCCTGGGTATGGAGCATACCAAAACACCGCAGGATATTGTGGACTTTAGCCAGATGGCAGCAACATATGCCCCTTCGCATGAGGAGCAACTTCCATTAGAGACTACAAATATGATTGCCTCGGGAGGCATCTATTCCACCGCTGAAGATCTGGTTCAGTTCTCGAAAATCTTTACAGGTGAGGTTGAAGGTGTTCTTTCGGAGGAATCCGTAGAGGCCATGAAGCAAGAAGAATATAAGAGAGGCATGTGGCCAGAAGAAGGCGATTCGTCCATTGGTTACGGCCTGGGCTGGGACAGCGTGAACCTGTTTCCTTTTAATGATTACGGCATCCAGGCAGTAAGCAAAGGCGGCAATACAATAACCTATCACTCCTCATTGATTGTGCTACCGGAATATAATATGGCTGCTGCCGTAACTTCTTCGGGTGGTCATAGCTCAACGGATCAATTGCTGGCAACTGAACTTTTGCTGGGCGCACTTGAGGAGAAAAATATCATTCCGGAACGCAAGCCGGAGAAGTCATATGACGCACCTGTGAAAGCCACCATGCCAACAGAACTTTCACAGCACACAGGCATGTACGCTGGTGGGGCCAACATGTTAATGAAGCTGGACGTAAAAGATGATGGGCAATTAACGCTATCTAATCTGTCGTCTACTAACAGTTCTGATCAGACCTATACGTACACCGCTGATGGATCATTTGTTAATGATGCGGCTACGGAAAAGCTGAAGTTCGTTCAGGAAGTCAATGGGAACACATACTTGTGGTCTCGCTCGTATCAGTCTGTGCCTGGGCTTGGGCAAGTTGCTTCCTCGGAATATAAGGCAGAAAAGCTTGAAACCAATGAATTGTCTGCAGAGGTAAAGGCCGCATGGCAAAAACGGGAAGGCAAAGCCTACGTGTTGGTCAATGAAAAATATACATCAACACTGTACAACGCAGCGATGCCGATGATTCCCATTCATACTTTTAATGAGCTACCGGGTTATGTCTACACGAATAAAATCATTGGAGTTAACCAAGCTGTGAACCAATTGCAAATTCCTGGATTAGCGGGCCGTGACACGATGGAGTTTAATTTCTATGAGGAAAATGGCGTGGAATATGTTACAGCTGGAGGCAACGTTTATGCTGCTCAAGACATCATCAAACCGATCTATGCGGGAAAACAATCAAAAACAACGATTCAGGCGAATGGTCATGCCACATGGTATTCGATTCCAGCATCAGCAACAGGTAAAGAAATGACGGTCAAGATGTCTGCAAACAGCGCATTTGCTGTATATAACCAAGCTGGCATAGGCATTAATCATACAGTGGTCAGTGGACAAAACGAAATTGTGTTGCCTGAGAACGGAACTATTGTATTCGCGGGTGAAGCTGGTTCGAAGTTCGAGATTGTATTGACAACCAGAGCAAATTAA